TAGCAAGAAACGTATGCCAACCCCATGAGATACACTAGGAGCCTAATGCTTCCGAAACTAAGCAAAGGAAACTACTAGTTCCTATATGATTCGGCAACATGTTAATGGAAACTATTGTTTTCACTAGTTTCCAAAACCTTTAGCAGCAAACGTAGGCCAACTACATAAAATTCACTAGTAGCCTCCCATATCTAAGCAATTAAAAACACCACTAGGGCCAGATTAATTGCTTAAACTACTCTTCAGTAACTAAGCTTCGGCATTTAGGAAAAAAACCTAGTTGCTTAAACCTCTAGAAACTAGACGGCAACCActacaaaaatgaaaaatataatctTGAAGTAGGCATTTGAGATCTTGATGTTGATCCAACAGTTTTAATAGGATTTGTTTATTGGGAACCTGAAAACTCTTTCAAATTAATGTTTTGATTCACTTCGATCAAATTTCCaatctaaaaaaagaaaaaacatgaatGAACTAAATTAGATTTTCTTGTCGATGATCTTCCGAACCCATCATGACTGTAGCCGAAACCATCTCCGAATCCATGTACAATAAATCAGTATTTTACACATGTATTCAATTCCCATATTCGGTTAAATCAAACTAAAGTTTCCACAAATGTGATACAGTTCTGGGAACAATCTAGTGCTTAGTGCAGCTAGAGTCGGGTATTGATCAAATGTCACGAACAAAATTTGACAACATTAAGACAAATATATGTGAATTGATGCAGGATTGTATCATAAACCGCTCTTTTACAAACCCAGCAACCCATAACACTCAAAGTCAAATTCAACAATTTAAAAAGTAAATTAATTGGCAACTCCAGAATGAGAAAATTGCAATTCCTTGGTTTGTAAGATAACTTACCATCTGCTGTAATGGAAGAGGTCCCGAAGTATGCTGTGTGCAAGATAACTTACCATTTGCTGAAGAAGACTTTGAACCTGAGAAAGTAAAAGAGGGATCAATCCAGAGTCAAGCATAGAATCTGTATAACTAAATAACACATAATAGAATTAAGCCgcagtcttttttttttgataagaaagaGCAAATTAGATTAAAAAGAGGTCACAAAATATTGGAATATTGTATCCGTGTACAAGGTAATCGTAACAAAAGGTGACAAGAGTACAAAATCCAGAGAGGGGAGCAATTATatttcagaaaagaaaaaaaaaagccccaaaagaatgaaaaataaataaataaatcaaaatcatataTGTTCGATGCAACTGCGAGAGCATATACATGCTTCACTCTAGAGGGTCATAAACTTGTTTCCTCATACATGACTTCTATACTTGTAAGCAAATGTACCCACAAAACTGATACTAAAACATGACTTATAAATTTATAATCTCTAAAATACATTGAATGTCATCGCGCTCATGCTTATAACTTATTCTGATCTAATACTTTCTTATTCTAAAGCTAGGCTTCTTATCATGTATAAAAAGAATCACATCCACTGAGTTAACAGCAAACCACTCTTAAGATGAACACCGTTGTTATGCTCATTTTTTTGGTCAAGCACAGAATTCATGTATGAGGCAACCATTTAATAACTTACAAATGCGGTCATATCTGCAGGACTTCGACTTCCTCCTTCAGAAACTGGTTCATGCTCGAATCCACCAGCTGTTGTAAAGCCAGGGCTGACCCTAAAAATCAAATAATTAGAAAATAAGTAATACACAGAATCGAGTTGCGAAAAAATAAGATGGAATCTGCATTTACCAACATAAACCAAAGTATTAAAATCCAAAAATGAATCATCAAGAACACAAAAATTGTCCTGCATGAATAACCACAGCTGAAATCACAATCACCCCAGTGAGGGAGAACAACTACCCTTATACACCACACTACTATGCTCTACTATTTGTATCTAAATGACTGAGAGGATTTACAAAAGGGTAGCCAATATGCATAGCTAATGAAAAGCTAATATAGCCTAGCAAAACCCTAGGACTAAAGCTTGTAGCCTTGTATCATAGTCTCATTTTCGAATAACACTGAATTTGAGCTACATAAAACAAATGGAATCTGAACTAGGATCTTAAGGTGAATACAAGAATTGAATTGCAATAAGAACGGCCAGCCAAACCAGCAGCTGATATCTCAAAACACCCAGCTTGGAAAACAAATTGGATTGAGAATTGAGATGACTGTTTCGTTTTAAGAGCTTTGTACGAATATTAACAGCTCTTCAGTTTACTTGCTACCTTTACGAACTTCACTAATTTCTATTTCCTTTCTCCAGATATACTTCTAAAGAAACAAAGATTTTAAAATGATAAACTCTAATCAGCATTTGAATTTTTGCACAAGGAATTCAAAATAAATCAGTAAAGCTCTAGATAAGAACTTACTTAAGATTCATGAAAAGCTTTCTAATTCAGGGTAGCTCTTAATCTTTTTCTCCTATCTTTCCTGTCGCCTGCCTTTTTATCCCATACATAATTTCGGTATTTCTTACGATCTCCCAGCCACCATTGCTGATCAGGGTACTTCTTGAAGCTTCTGATTGAATTGGTTCATTTATCCTGCGAAAAACCAAAGAGTTTATAGCAATCGACGGAATAACTAAATCTGAAATTCAGCGACAGTTTGGAGGATCACGCAACATAAATAAAACCCCATATACCTCAACACTTGACAATACAAATCCAAAAATACGTAGAACAAAACTAAGAATCAGTCACCAAATCCTATTCACCAAAATCCAAATGTTGAGGACTACTCCGACCATATGTATCAATAGTAAATTCAATGACTTTTAGAAGCAATCTTCAAGAACTGTTTTGCATACTTTTAGAATGAGCTATTCATAAAAATTGTATGTACCTGATATACGGGATTCACCAATTTCAGAAACCTGGCCCCTTTAATGCACGTGCATAAAGACCTAGTGACTTCAATAGAGAAGAAGATGTTACCACCAATGATTTATCCAAAGGTCGAGAAGATAAAGATTTGTCTTCAAGATCAGAAGCTTGTTTCAGTGAATCCAGTTTACCCTCTTCAAAAATAAATAGATTCATCAATGTCATCATCATAAGTATACAACTCTTGCTTAAGAATTCAAGTCCAGCTTCAAAACTAAACAATAGCAAGCCTGCAAAGTGCATAAACATTATTTTTGAGTGCTTATGTCTTGCGGGATAATATGCCATCATATCCGCTGCTAGGGTATTAATTGATTGCGGGGTATGCTGTACTGTTGGAAACAGCTAATCTTGCTTATTATCACATTGTACTCCCTATACTGAGAATAACCTTTAAGCCTTTCAGCATTACCCAAACTTCCTTTTTGCATTGCCCAGATTGTTTGCAACAGTGAACTACTCATCAAGTTTACTATGGAAGCCAAAAGATACATTTTCTGCTGACTTATGTTTCCTTTTTTCCACAATTCACTAGTCCCAATATCTCCAGAGAGGATCCTTGATATAGTGTTACTCAAAACAGAGAAACTTTCATCTCTGGATGACATGTTAAGAATATTTTGATTCTCCTTCATATATGCAATACAAGCATTCTTATAATCAGACTTCGTTTTCGACGGCAAAAGATGAACAGACTTAGGAAAGTTAGTTGTGTGAACTTTCAGTTGACTATACATGACCAGCCGAATATGAGATTCAAACGATAGATGTGATAATCCTCCCGCCGTACATTGTTTGAAAACAACCCCACTTTTAGGTTCTCCGTGAGTATCACCCAATTGTAAACTTGACATGTTTTGGGAATACAAGTCCACTGATATTTCAAACGCTGATATGTACCAGTTCACTAGTCTTGGATCTGATGCTTGATTATATGAAGCCATGCTAATGCTACTGCATctagaaaccaaggaaatcatatGCGCTTGTAAAATTTGTGGTGGAGAATATATGACGACTGTTGAAAGTAATTGCATAGCTGCATTTAGGCTTATTAGGTCAAGGAAAGGGGGCTTTTCATCACACAGCAGAGGGAATGGTTCCAAGGAGTTCTTGAAGGTTGGCTCATCAGAAACTGAtagaagaaaatgagaagaaatcAACTCCAACACaacatctcttgaaccttgatTCAATGGATCCATAAATAGGTTATCACTTGCAGAAGCGACAGTCTCTAACGTCGTAAAGTAATCTCCTAATTTCTTGTGCACTAGAAATCCATTGATGAACAcctgtaaaaataaaaattagtgttTGTATACATTGACTTGGAACGAACACATGAACACAATTTAATTCAATACCAAAAACTTAATACCCGGTTTATATCATTACAACTACATGAGTCTAGTGATGTGGTTCCAAGTTCAAATAATCAgtaaataaatgaataaataaGAGGGTTTGAGTGGTCAAAAGTACCTCGATGATTGAGTGCAGGACAGGAAAAAATGCACAGGACACAGAGGTGATACAAACACTTTTCCCCTTTCTTCCTTCCATGGATGCTAACTCCGGAGAACATAATGTTCTGAGTATACTTAGGAGAATTTGGCACTTTTCAATGAGGAGACTTTGGTCGAACTCAAGCAAGTGCAACATAGAAATACAACATCGTAACAAAAGAGTTAACTCCTGTAAAAGACCCCATGAATCTGAACATAGTATATGCTGCCCAACATTAGAAAATAAACGAACCTCCCTGAAAGTTCTTCAAAGAGGAAATTGGACATTTTACGTATATCGGTAAACTTGTCACCAGGACACCGTGATAACGAGACCACAGACAAACTGATGAGCAGGTCATACAATTTCAGCAGACATTCTGGTTTTAAACCCTGAGGAAGTGAATTCATTCAGAAAACAAGCAATAATTGATTATAAAGGTAAGCTGCACTAATTTAGAAACTAGAAACCAATACGACATCCAATCTTACAGATCTACAGCTTAATTAATTACCTCAGCCAGTTGAATATTAATGTCTGACACTTCCCTCCAAGTCTTCAAGGTAGTAGTCATTGACACCTTCCAGTCACATTCATTAACAGCAAAAATCACATCTTTATCAACGATTTTACTGCAACAATAACACATCTTTATGATCAACCAATACTAAATTAAGACATATTTGTCATCAACTCTGACATTATTGCAgtaaaatcaaacaaatcacacctaattgaaaagaaaaaaataaataaatcaaactagggtttgagtttgGGTTATACCTTTGTTCTAATTCTGccatttgaagaaaaacaaaacccCAAATTACTTGAATTCAAGGAAAGGGTTAGTGAAATCTCTCGATGGGTTTACGAAGAAATCTTCTGAAAATAGAAAGGATTTTGTTGGGGGTGGGGGGAAATCTCGCGCCAACACTCGGACACAGAACAGAGAGCTACTATATACGATATACTCACCAAACTAACGGATGCCATAAATGACCATCCAATGAGTGAAGGCCACGTGTAGTGAACCGTTATGACAACTAACGGAAAGTAGAAAAGGACAATAATACTGAATTTCGAAGGGAGTTCTTTTTCGGAAGGACATGGTTTTCCATGTTAAAATTACTTGTTTGGATACCAAAAAcataattattaaaataaaatatttttgcttcgtaaaaaatctaatttttctgtttttggaagtcattttaaaattatttatctaaaaaaattctaaatgTGTATCCAAAACATAGTTAGTTAATGTGTCATTTCCAATTTATACATCGAGGTGGCTGCAACCATGACAATGAAGATGATGTTTTGGAGCTTGATCTGATAGTTCCTGGATGTTCAGGTCGGTTTATTTTAAAGATGTTGTTGTTGGGTAATCCAAGCCAAATGAGAATTACATGggtgtattggattaggatttagatagatatttaacaatcctaaaaactcttaggtattcaaCTAGGATATGTCAGGATTCATTAAATATCcgaggtattcaattaggatatgttAGGAATCTTTAAATTTTCGAGGTATTCATTTCAATTAAGATTTCTTAGGATAGTTGAGGAGAAGGATATATCAGGATTGTTATGGATATTTGTAGGAAAATTATGCATATTATTATCTCATTATAATCTCAATCCAAACCACAAGAGTTACACGGATTGTAGTggacaattttttgtttttttgtcacATCATACTACGTCTTTTCCCCCACCACTACCACACACCACCAACCAACACTAGCACCACCATCGCCACCGACCACCAACAACCACTCACTACCACCACTACTaaccaccaccatcgccaccacacaccaccaacactagcgccaccaaccaccaccactgtcgaccatcatcaccgaccaccaccaacaaccaccatcGACGCCACCACAAATACCACATACCACCAGCCCCACAAACCACCATCACCTCAATTTTATTGATGGGGTTTTTTTCTTGAAAGGGAAAAATGATCTTCACTTCTTATAAATCTAAATTAATCTTAACTCAATCCAATATAATCCAAAATtatatatctataagaatctaTAAGATTCTTTTAAGTAAACTTATAAATCTACTAGATTCATGTAAACTAGCATCTATTTTTATCCATATAAATCctgatccaatacacccctgcTAGGCAAATATTCTGCAAACAGTGACCTCAAGTGGTTtgctttatttgttatttttgaaAGTTATAATaatcctggcgtttttaggggccactcgaaaggatttaggggccaacaataaaacaaaaaaggtcacccaaagggaaaatgtagccagcccttatctcgcgtaattcgtaatggcgaaattacccttatatattcggaggatatgataacattgttatcctctgaatgcaatcggaagccaaaatattttccagacttccgattgtagtcggtgcagtattagaatgatttctgtttcattttttccatttattTTTCATTTGTGAGTTGTTAgaattatagagaagaaggtaaaggctgctataatcggaagggaatacaacttaacaacttaccgattataaggagccacagattgAACCCTTGCCATGTTCCATAttttttgagtgtacacagccaaccataaccacttggttcgtgttttggatgcatcgttaatcgggagttaaatatattacaaaacctaccgattataagttgccccaaattcaaattttgaaagctaccataatcggtagatatgctaaatacaatacctatcgattattggtttctccacattcaactttcgtcaaattagtcgttggagtttttgggaaaaacaaaaagagtcgttggaccctaaacctatatgaagaaactcatatctatcaccccaattgcaccaaactctttcctctcttcagttttaattttcataacaaaaaacatggatattgcttttgccgaagaagaagattgtgctatttatagagcgtgggttgtggtaactgctcatgatcgtgttcacaagctccacaaatcggaatccgaagagcagatatggaaccgtatcttaatggtatttgaggccttagatggtaatcgaattcgaagatcatccaatgacattaatatgggaaagaatgcgctcgataaggagattgacaaacttgaagatgaggaacggtttgttaggaacgcttttccttggtggacgtatgaaaaacgagtaagtatctctgtaactccaactcacattaaaaaaagttagtactaacttgttactcattcgtaatttcagagaaatcttgcggatcgccgatatgtggacctctacgggaaacgatttgaacatgaaggatgctacaaaatcaagagggacaatttctatggtcactggaagttatgatctgttttaatacttttatggtcaattaggagtatggatttaggtgcttttgacgaaattgtaaggttaaggccgtttgaattttatgtaatggatgtaatcggagtattattaatataaaaactagccgattatacgaaatcggtagattattttgttaaacaacctaccgattgtaatattcggttatgttatgagtcaactttctttccgattatggtgttgtttggttccaggaaacagtttttttacATAGAATAATCGAAagggtaataaaaactaaacttccgattatggtttgttttgaacttgtaatattcggaggataatttttttgtaaagttccgaatgtacgatggcccaaaaatctgaatttggaaaaacttatacttttcaaattttgtctttgaaataatcggaagttaaactagttaccaaaacttccgaatatgggctgtctaaccttcaatattggcccttggaaccacctggaaccatggcgtggtttgttttgaacttgtaatattcggaggataggttttttgtaaaattccgaatgtacgatggcccagaaatcagaatttggaaaaacttatacttttcatttgaacttgtctaacttagttacccaaacaaatttccgaatgtacaacaaaaatcattgtcatttatctgctcttctttactttacgaccgtgactacctcccagtcctttccctcctagcactagctgtcactttcttcctcccttctcgactttgtctaaacaacaaagaaaggaacaatatttacaaactatacaatcggaagacaaagtatggaaatataacccgaataaacacattcggacgtaaaaagacacatattgtttccgaatacaaaacaatcggaagctaactaaacatatttgcaaccgaatatacatcaattggagttcagaagctgtagattttcatcctacacaatcggaagacaaagtgcacaactataacccgaatgtacaaattcggaagtaagaagacacaaatGTTTCCGAataaaaaacaatcggaatataactaaacatgtttacaaccgaatattcatcaactggagttcagaaactctaaaattttatcctacacaatcggaggtataaaacattatattgtcttccgaataaatactggccccaaaatgggatttttcctatatcagaaattttgagatttttttcaatatatacattcggtagtgagtgttcttccgaatactgggtgtctacttaaatatattccatagccaaaaaattcattaaactaccgattattagcagtttgtatccgggaagatatggccaccaatattcggcagataatcatcaaatctttctcccgaatactgtcgacgttcttgagaaatgaagaacacgactacattcggaagtaaatgagcatgaatatcgtccgaatctggataaataaccgaaaaccctagaaaagttttttctcgattcgacgaattaaagcgaaataaaccccaaaaatgatatattcttacctaattggggccatttgaagttgacgaagtgtttgactatcggaatcgccaccaccgactacattgccgggtacttcttcttcgcgttcttcgcgttcttcttcatttgcagcaacaatttctttatttcttgctaaaattccaatgtttggatcgataccccgagcaacatttttggttctaggtttgTGGATtgcatttctcttatccattgttttataaacgaatcgacgatgttttgattttacgattcgcggcgatgtttcggttgaacaaggaaaaaaaaattttcttccacaatcggaagataatatgaaactggaagaagaagagttgaaatgagtagaattgtttttgatttggtttttatacagttttaccagaagggcatttatgtaacttcaatatcatatagggtaccccttaactagagtctttggctgggtataaattgatggcccctaaatcctttggggtggcccctaaaaacgcgaggataaTAATGTTTCAAATAGTGGCCAAATGGAATTTTCAACAGATTTAGAACTGATCTAACTTTCCAGAACCTGCAAGCCAtactgtgattgattgttttcaaATCAACAACCACCGGGATGAAGCTAGAAAAAAATGGGTTGAGAATCGAAATAACAGTTTCTTATAAATATATGTACATGCTATATTACTTGCTACCTATACAAAATTCACTAATTTCCATGTCCTTTCTCCAGATTTTTTACTTCTAAAGAAACAGGATTTCAAAATGTTAAATCCTAACAACATTTGCAATTTGCACACAGCAAAGCTCTAGTTAAGAACTTACTTAAGATTCCTGACAAGCTTTCTAAGCCAGGATAGCTCTcaatcttcttctcctttctttatgGTAGCCTACCTTTTTTCTGGTCACATACTTCTGGTATTTCTTTCGATCTTTCTCATATTTCGAATAATCCTTTCCTTCTTTGAACTCAACAAAATCAGCCAACTCATCATAATCTTGCTGTCTGGTGTTACCTAGCATGCGTTTCAGATTCAATTGCTTCTGGCTATTACAATTATTCTCCTCCGTTGTGCTGGGCCCAAACTGTTCTACCCCATCGTTGATAAGGGTACTTTTTGAAGCTTCAGATTGAATTGGTTCATTGATTCTGCAAaaaaatcaaagagtttatagCAATCAAACGAAAAAACTAAATGTGACATCTAGAGACAGTAAATAGGATTGGGGGACGTAAACAAAATCCCAAAGCATAAACACTTTACAGTTTCCAATCCAGAATACCTAGAGCGAAACCAAATATCACACTCCAAAATCTAACCATCGGAAATCCAAATGTGGTGAACTACTTCAATAGTATTACGTACATATCGATAGTAGAATAAGAAATTTATAGAAGCAATCTTCAAGAACTTGTTTGCATATATTTAGAATGAAATTCATCAACAATTATATGTACCTTAGGATGCACCTTTGAAACTTTTTAAAATTCGACGCGACTTGACGGGAAGAACTACGTGGAGAAAAAACCTGAAGCAGAATATTATATCAAAAACAGGGGACATAAACAAACCAAAAGTAAAATCGTATAACTCAGGAATAGCAGAAGAAGACATTACCACCAACGATTTATTGGAAGGTTGAGGGGCTTGTTTCAGCGCATCCAGATTACCCTCTTCGAAAATAAATAGATTTGTCAAAGTCATCAACATGAGTATACAACCTTTGCTTAAGAAGGCATATCCAGCTTCAAAAGTAAACAACAGCAAGCCTGCAAACTGCATAAACATCATTTTCGAGAACTTGTGCCTTGCAGGGAACTGTGCCATCATATCCATTACTAGGGTCGTCATTGGTTGACTAATGCTGCTCTGCTGGAAACAACTGATGATGCTTATTATCATATCATACTCCTTGCACTGAGAATAATCTTTTAGAATTTTAGGATTACCCAGACTTCGTTTTTGCATACACCAGATTATTTGCAACAGTGAACTGCTCATCAAATTTACTGTGGAAGCCAACAAATACATTTCCTGCTGACTTATGATTCCTTTCTTCCACAATCTATTTCCCCTGATATCTCCCGAAAGGATCCTTGATATAATGTAACACAAAACAGCGAAACTTTCGTCTCTGTATGACTCATTAAGGATATTTTGATTCTCCTTCATGTATGCAGTACAAGTATCGATAAGATCAGACTTCCTTTTCGACGCCAAATCCTGACTGGATTTGGCAAAGTCAGCTGTGTGAACTTTAAGTTGACTATACATGACCGGCCGAATATGAGACTCAAAAGATAGATGTGATAATCCTCCTGCCGCACACTGTCTCTTAATAAAATCAGACCCACTTCCAGGTTCTTCATGATCATCCCCCAATTGTAAACTTGACATGTTTCGAGAATACAATTCCATTGATATTTCAAATGCTGAAATGTACCAGTTCACGAGTCTTGGGTCTGATGCTTGATCCTCTGAAGCCATGTTAATGCTACTGCGTCCACATACTAAGGAAATTATATACGCTTGTAAAATTGGTGGTGGAGAATATATGAGTACTGTTGAAAGTAATTGCATAGCTGCATTTAGGCTTATTAGGTCTAGAAAGAGGGGCTTTTCATCAGACAGCAGAAGGAAATTTTCAAAGGAGTTCTGGAAGGTTGGCTGATCAGAAACCGATAAAAGAAAATGAGAAGATAACAACTCCAAAAGAACATTGCTTGAACCAAGATTCAGTGGGGACATAAATAGTTTATCACTCGTAGAAGATATACTCTCAACCATTATAAAATAATCTCTCAGTTTCTTGTGCACTAGAAATTCATTGATGAACACCTGGAATGTAAAAACAGGGTTTGTTCAACTTGCTAGGAATAAACATATGAACACAATTTAAATATCaataacaaaaagcaaatatCTGGTTTTGAGAAATTACAACTACAGGATTTCAGTAGAGTGAATCTAATGGTTTCATGTTCGAATGTTCAGTAAATTAGTAGATTAATGAGTAAATAAGAGGGTTTGAGTGGTCAAAAATACCTCGATGATTGAGCGCAGGACAGGAATCGAAGCACGGGATTTTTGAACAAAGAACATAAGAGTTTCATATTCCTCCACTACAGAGGTAATACAATCTTTGCCAGCAATAGTGCATTCATGTGAAGTGGATTCCTTGATGCTAATTACATTTGTCCCCTTTCTTCCAACATAAGAAGCTAACTCCGGAGAACATAGTTTGCCGAGTATACTAAGGAGAATTTTGCATTTTTCAATGAGGAGACttaaatcaaactctaacaagtGTAG
This DNA window, taken from Papaver somniferum cultivar HN1 chromosome 3, ASM357369v1, whole genome shotgun sequence, encodes the following:
- the LOC113362216 gene encoding uncharacterized protein LOC113362216 isoform X1 yields the protein MSMTTLKAWREVLDINNQDPEVLKPQFLLKLYDLLISLSLESISQCPGEKLTNIRKISNFLFDELSRRFEHCFSNVGQGVLCSDSWGLLQDLTLLLRCCISMLHLLEFDLSLLIEKCKILLSILGKLCSPELASYVGRKGTNVISIKESTSHECTIAGKDCITSVVEEYETLMFFVQKSRASIPVLRSIIEVFINEFLVHKKLRDYFIMVESISSTSDKLFMSPLNLGSSNVLLELLSSHFLLSVSDQPTFQNSFENFLLLSDEKPLFLDLISLNAAMQLLSTVLIYSPPPILQAYIISLVCGRSSINMASEDQASDPRLVNWYISAFEISMELYSRNMSSLQLGDDHEEPGSGSDFIKRQCAAGGLSHLSFESHIRPVMYSQLKVHTADFAKSSQDLASKRKSDLIDTCTAYMKENQNILNESYRDESFAVLCYIISRILSGDIRGNRLWKKGIISQQEMYLLASTVNLMSSSLLQIIWCMQKRSLGNPKILKDYSQCKEYDMIISIISCFQQSSISQPMTTLVMDMMAQFPARHKFSKMMFMQFAGLLLFTFEAGYAFLSKGCILMLMTLTNLFIFEEGNLDALKQAPQPSNKSLVVFSPRSSSRQVASNFKKFQRCILRINEPIQSEASKSTLINDGVEQFGPSTTEENNCNSQKQLNLKRMLGNTRQQDYDELADFVEFKEGKDYSKYEKDRKKYQKYVTRKKVGYHKERRRRLRAILA
- the LOC113362216 gene encoding uncharacterized protein LOC113362216 isoform X2, which gives rise to MSMTTLKAWREVLDINNQDPEVLKPQFLLKLYDLLISLSLESISQCPGEKLTNIRKISNFLFDELSRRFEHCFSNVGQGVLCSDSWGLLQDLTLLLRCCISMLHLLEFDLSLLIEKCKILLSILGKLCSPELASYVGRKGTNVISIKESTSHECTIAGKDCITSVVEEYETLMFFVQKSRASIPVLRSIIEPTFQNSFENFLLLSDEKPLFLDLISLNAAMQLLSTVLIYSPPPILQAYIISLVCGRSSINMASEDQASDPRLVNWYISAFEISMELYSRNMSSLQLGDDHEEPGSGSDFIKRQCAAGGLSHLSFESHIRPVMYSQLKVHTADFAKSSQDLASKRKSDLIDTCTAYMKENQNILNESYRDESFAVLCYIISRILSGDIRGNRLWKKGIISQQEMYLLASTVNLMSSSLLQIIWCMQKRSLGNPKILKDYSQCKEYDMIISIISCFQQSSISQPMTTLVMDMMAQFPARHKFSKMMFMQFAGLLLFTFEAGYAFLSKGCILMLMTLTNLFIFEEGNLDALKQAPQPSNKSLVVFSPRSSSRQVASNFKKFQRCILRINEPIQSEASKSTLINDGVEQFGPSTTEENNCNSQKQLNLKRMLGNTRQQDYDELADFVEFKEGKDYSKYEKDRKKYQKYVTRKKVGYHKERRRRLRAILA
- the LOC113362214 gene encoding uncharacterized protein LOC113362214; this translates as MLHLLEFDQSLLIEKCQILLSILRTLCSPELASMEGRKGKSVCITSVSCAFFPVLHSIIEVFINGFLVHKKLGDYFTTLETVASASDNLFMDPLNQGSRDVVLELISSHFLLSVSDEPTFKNSLEPFPLLCDEKPPFLDLISLNAAMQLLSTVVIYSPPQILQAHMISLVSRCSSISMASYNQASDPRLVNWYISAFEISVDLYSQNMSSLQLGDTHGEPKSGVVFKQCTAGGLSHLSFESHIRLVMYSQLKVHTTNFPKSVHLLPSKTKSDYKNACIAYMKENQNILNMSSRDESFSVLSNTISRILSGDIGTSELWKKGNISQQKMYLLASIVNLMSSSLLQTIWAMQKGSLGNAERLKGYSQYREYNVIISKISCFQQYSIPRNQLIP